GTAAATAAAAGCCTTGGTTATTTGACTGTATTACGTTCTCGTACACCCGATTACCAGTAGCGCTCCATCCGCTATCTGACAAACCGATTGAATTTCCAATTAAGTAATTTTTGAAAACTTTTGAGCTGGACATTCCAGTGCCACTTATGCCATGTGCACCATTGTTTGTAACGTTGTTGTAAGATATTGTCATGTTGCTTGAGTGCCATATCCCTAAACCGGAGGGTACAATGGGGTTTCCTGATAACACTTCGTTGTTGTCAGTTATTTGGTTGTATTGGATTATGCATCCTTGGCATTGGGTAAATGATGCACCTATTGCAGCGTTCTTTCTAACTGTGTTATTTGAAAACTCCACACTATTGCAATAACTAAAACCTGCTGCACCATTTGCCATAGCGTTATTGTGATAAAAATAGTTGTTTTGAATTTTAGCGTAGGAACAAGATTCTAGTAGTATGCCTCCTGCATTATCTAGTATGTTATTGCTGTTTATGCTAATGTTAGGTTGGTTAGATGCATAAATTGCTGGTGACCCTTTAGGACTGTTTTTTATTGTAAAACCACTTATTTCCACGTTTCTTGAAGTTATCACGATTGCATTTCCTATGAAGTTTGCATCTATAACCGTTACACTTTTTCCTTGTCCAATTAGACTAATTGATTTGTTTATCTTTATACCGCCAGTATAATATCCAGCTGGAATGTTGACGGTGTCCCCAGAACTTGCTGAGTCAATTAAACCTTGAATAGTATCTGCTGAGATAGTTTCGTGGTCTTCAGCGTCAACAATACTTGTTGCTTGAATGAAACTAACCAAAAAGAGCAGAGCAGTTAAGCAAACAACAAAGTAATTTTTCACTGATTGCAACGTTTACCACAAGTTTTAACCGTTAATTTTTTAATAAAAGCGTTTTTGTCAAGGTTTCTTGACTAAGCTTAGTCAAACTTTCTTGACTAAACATTCCGCCTTTAGGAGGAGGGTCTACTTGGAGGGCAATAACATCTTGAAAAATTGTTGGGTGTATTACGCGTAATGGTTTTATTAAGCGTAATACTAAACAGAAGGATAAGCTGAAATAACAACAAAATACCTTGAAACGGAGACTAACTGTGCCGTACCATAGCAGCGTGTTCAAAGACGAATCCAAACTCGACATCAACTTTGTACCGAACAGGCTACCCCACCGCGAAACCCAACAACGCCTGCTCACAGAGTTCTTTAGGTTTTTGGTCACTTGTCCGCAGCGCATGGCACAACGCGTCATAATCACGGGTGACGTGGGCACAGGCAAAACCGCTCTTTGCCAGCGCTTCGGAGCTGACGTAACCTCGGAGGCTAATAAGCGGCAAATCAAAGTCCGATACCTCCACGTTAACTGCCGAGAGCACCGCGGCATCCTCTCCACGATTCTGCACCAAGCCATAACCGCCTTTAACCCACAGTTCCCATCACGAGGCTACTCCCCACAGGAAATGCTAAGCACTCTTCTGAAGATGCTTGATGAGCAGGACACGTTTCTGGTTTTGGCGCTTGACGAGTTTGACAGCCTAATTGAAAAAGAAGGCAGTGACGGAGTCTACAAGCTCACGCGGTTGCAGGAAACCCGCATTGGCAAACCTCCACGTGTATCATTCGTTTTCATTCAGCGAGACTTAACTGCTATTGAAGATTTAGATGATAGCGCAAAAAGCACGCTTCAACAAAACATCATCCGCCTCCAACGCTACGGCAAACCCGAATTAACCACGATTTTAAACGACCGTGTTTCTTTGGCGTTTGAGCGGGGTGCAGTTCCTGAGGATACTGTGAGTTTGGTGGCGGAAATGGCAATCACCGAAAACGGCAACGCCCGCTTCTCCATCGAGCTGCTTTGGCGTGCAGGCAAGTACGCGGATGCGGAGGATTTGGAGTTGGTGGTTCCTGAGTGTGTGCGAAAAGCAGTTAGCAGTGTATTGCCCAGTTTTAGGCACAGTGACTTGGGTGCGCTTGGGTTCCATGAACGCATGTTCTTGTTGGGTGTGGCGCGATTGTTTAAGGCATCTGAGAAAGCCTACAGTTCCATCACAGACGCAGAGCAAGAGTACCAGGTGATTTGTGAAGAGTTTGAAGTAGAACCTAACAGTCACACACAAATCTGGAAGTACATTCAGTACCTCTTCAAACTAGGCATACTAAAACCCGAAACACAAGCGGGTGAGGGCAGAGGGCACCCAACCACGTTTTCGTTACCCACGATTCCTGCGGGGGAGCTGGAGAAAGAATTGAGTTCCTTGCTTCAACAGGGAGGTTGTGATGATGGAGTTTGAGGAAGTTTTCTCGTCCAAGCCGCGTGTAAAAATTTTGGTGCTACTTGAGCAGTTGTGTTCGCTAAATGTTACTGAAATCAGCAAACGCATAGGCTTAAACTATGTCGCAACCGATAAGCACCTAAAAATTTTGGAAGATGAAGACCTCATTGAAGCCCGCACCTATGGTAGGGTACGGATGTTTCGGTTCAAAGAAGGCTCAGAGAAAGCCAAAGCAGTGCAGAATCTGCTGGAAACATGGAAAAAAAGCGGCACTACCTGAGGTTTTTTTCTTGTTCTTTACCTTCCTCTATTAATCTGCGGACTTTTTGCCCACCCATTCGTCCTGCCTCTTCAACAGTTAAATCCCTGTTCTTGCTTTTTCGCGACAAAACGGTTCACCTCCCCAAGTTCCTACGGGGTTATGGCGTATGCTATCGCGTTAATTGTTTAGATAAAGCTATGTGGTTGCCACCCTGCAACATGCACCCTGCCTACTCAACATTATTATGCGGGGAAACCCAGAAGTACCCTACAGATAAAGGGCTTATTTGGAGACATGTAAGTTGGCTATGGTTGATGTTTCAGCAAAAGCAGAAATTTATCGGGAAGCCACCGCAAAAGGACAAATCAAACTTAAAGCGGAAACCACCCAGCGCATTTTGGAGGGAAAAATCGCCAAAGGAGACCCCCTCTATACTGCAAAAATCGCGGGAATCCTCGCAGCCAAAAACACCAGCAACACCATCCCCCTCTGCCACCCGCTCCCATTAACAAATGTGGAAGTAGACCCGAAGGTTGCAGACCAAAATACTGTGGAAATCTCCGCCACCGTAAAGACCCGTGCGCAGACGGGCGTGGAAATGGAGGCTCTCGCGGCGGTTTCAGCGGCGCTACTTACGGTTTGGGATATGACTAAGCAGTACGAAAAAGACCCAGAGGGGCAGTACCCGAGCACAGCCATAGAGGACATTCATGTCGTGAAAAAGGTTAAGCAGGCATAATTATGAGTGAAACAAGCAAAACCCACAAGGCCAAAGCAGCCAAAACCCTCAACTACGCAGTTTACATCTGCAGCACCAGCCGCGCCAAAGCAGCCGAGAACAAAGAAGAAGTCAGCGATTTAGGCGGCGACAAACTCGTCGAACTCCTCAAAGCAGGCGGACAGAATGTGCTGTTCAAAAAAATCATCGCCGACGACGAAACCGAAATCCAAGACGCCGTAATGTACGTGCTTGGCATGCCCGAGATTGACGCGGCAATTTTCAGCGGCGGAACAGGCATCACCCCAGCGGACGTCACCATTGAGTCGGTTGCACCGTTTTTTGATAAAACGCTACCTGGGTTTGGCGAGTTCTTCCGCAAGATAAGTTTTGATAGTGTGGGTTCGGCGGCGGTGCTCTCGCGGGCAACTGCGGGCGTCGCTAAGGGCAAGGTGCTGTTTTGTGTTCCTGGTTCCCCTAATGCTGTGCAAACTGCGGTGGAAAGGCTTATACTTCCCGAGGCGCCTCACATCGTTAGGCACGCACGGGAATATCGATGAATCTGAAAGATTACTGTGGGCGACCTCTCCTAAACCTGCGAATCAGCATCACACAACGCTGCAACCTAACATGTACCTATTGCCACCGAGAAGGAGAAGTCCGCCGAGCAAACGCTTCCGCCGAAAAAATGACGGTGGAAGAAATCACAAAAATAGCAAAAACAGCGGTCAGCTTGGGCATCAGTCGTGTTAAACTCACAGGCGGCGAACCGCTAATGAGAGAGGACATCCCCGAGATTATCCAAAAAATCCACGCGATTTCTGGCTTGCGGGATTTGTCACTTACCACTAACGGGCTACGCTTAGGCGACGGATTGGCAAAGCGACTCTACGATAGCGGCTTGCACCGTATTAACATTAGTTTGGCTTCTTTGAACCCTGAAACTTATAGAAAGTTGACAGGCGGCAACCTCCCTACAGCACTATCAGGCATCCAAGCAGCGGTAGAAGCAGGCTTTAACCCAGTCAAACTAAACATGGTGGTTTTGCAGGGCGTGAATGTTTCTGATGTGCCTGCCATGATTGATTACGCTGCCAAAATGGGCGTTATACTGCAACTTATTGAGCTTGACCCCATCAACGTGGGCGAGTCCTATTACAGTGCGCATCATCGGGGGTTGGAGGAGCAGGAAAAAATGCTGGCTGAGCGAGCGGTAACAGTTGAGCAGCGCCCGTTTATGCATAACCGCAAAATCTACCACCTCAAAAACGTAGACGTAGAAGTTGTGCACCCCATCGAAAACATGGACTTCTGCATGCACTGCACACGAATGCGCGTTACCAGCGATGGGAAACTGAAACCGTGCCTGATGAGAAACGACAACCTAACTGACATACTAACCCCACTTAAAAACGGCGCCACAGACAAGGAACTACGGGAATTATTTAAGCGGGCTAATGAGTTAAGAGAACCCTACAACAAAAACAATTGAGTGCTTCTTGAAGAATTTTGGTTATTTGATAACTTATACGTCTACATTTCTATTTGCTGTCTATTAGGCTCCTATTAGCCAACTTATGCAGAAACAATAGAGGAGGTCTACTTTTGGGGCAGGGTTTGGCTTTTGTTTAGTGGGTTTATTGAGTGGGCTTTGCTTTTTTTGGGGTTTAGGGTTTGTTGGGTGAGTGCTTGTTTGCAAGTTAGTTAAACGGATTTCTCAAAAAGCATTAATTATCATCAGTTTTCCTTTTAGCGGCATTTAGGGTAAGGAGAAGAAAATAGTGAGTATGCAAGTGATTTCAGCTGATTTGGATGCTGAGTTAATGTTAAAATCGGTTTTGTCTCCGATTAATTTAAAAGCGACCCTGCATCAGTATGCCAAAATCGGTAAAACAGAGCAACTTAGATTAATCTCTGAGGATACCAATACTAATGTTAACGCAACAAACCATTACAACACAACGCTTCTGGCTTAACATTTCGGTAGAGCCAGTAACCTTCGGTTATTGTGGGAGTCTTTCATAACTAAACTTTGTTTCCATAATAATTAGGCGGTATGAGTTTTGGAAAAAGCAACGTCTCTGCAAATAAACGAGCTCTTTGAATCTTTAGGTTCCTCACCTGAAGGTTTAAGCAGCACAGAAGCTAAAGAACGCCTAAGAAAACGAGGCTACAACACTCTTACAGAGAAAAAACAAGTTCCATTCATCAAAAAATTCATCCAGCACCTAAAAGACCTCTTTGGAATACTGCTACTCTTTGCAGCTTTACTCTCATTTATCAGCGAAAACATCTCCTTAGGCATAATTATTCTAGCAGTTGTTTTTGTTAACATTTTCGTCAGCCTATTCCAAGAATCCCGCGCTGAAAAAGCCATGGAAACCCTCAAAAGCTGGATGCCAGAATACGCCAAAGTCATCCGCGACGGAAACCTAACAAAAATCCCTGTAAAAGAAATCGTGCAGGGAGACGTGATTTTCCTTGAAGAAGGCGACCGCGTACCAGCAGACGCACGTTTGATTGAAGCGTTTGATTTATGGACAAACAACGTGCCCTTAACAGGTGAATCTGAACCACAACCAAGAAACGCGGATACAGTGCAAACTGTTGAGAAAGCCTACTTATACTCGCCTAACCTTGTTTTCATGAGCACCAGCGTGGCTAAAGGCAATGGTAAAGCCCTTGTTTATGACACTGGCATGACAACCCAGTTTGGAAAAATAGCCAGTTTAACCCAGACAATCCAAGAAGAAGCCAGCCCACTTCAAAAAGAAATTGCCTCAATGGCAAAATTTGACTTCACCATCGCCGTTATCGTGGGCGTCATTTTCTTCATAGCCAGCGCATTATTTTTACATGTTGACGTGTCAACCAGCATCTTCTTTATGATAGGTGTCATGATTGCCTGCGTTCCAGAAGGATTACAAGTCACAGTTTCCAGCGCATTGGCAATTAACGTGCTTAAAATGGTTAAACAAAGCGTAATTGTCAAACGCTTATCCGCCGTGCAAACACTGGGCAGCGTCACGGTTATTTGCACGGACAAAACAGGCACTATAACCAAAGGAGAAATGACCGCAAATAAACTCTGGGTAAAAGACCAAGTTGTGGATATTTCTGGTCTTGGTTACAAACCTGTTGGAAAATTCACCCGAAAGGGGCAACCAATACATGAAAAAGATTCAGTTTCAGTGGATAGGCTCTTAGAAATTGCGGCTCTTTGCAATGGTGCCAAAGTGAATCCACCAAGCGACAAAAGCAAAACTTGGAGCGTTATTGGTGACCCAACCGATGGCGCTTTGATGGTTGCTGCCTTGAAGTACGGCTTAGTTATTGAAGAGAAATTATCAGAAAAACCCGCCGTTTCAGTGGTTCCCTTCAGTTTTGAACGCAAACGCATGACCACCGTTCACTTCCATAATAGCGAGTTTTATGTTTACACCAAAGGCGCACCCCGAAACATACTAGACGTATGCAAAAAAGTCGAGTTTAACGGGAAAATTGAAGACTTAACCGACGAAAACATGGCACTGGTTGAAAATCGTATCCATGAATTTGCCAATCAAGGCTTGCGCGTCATTGCCCTTGCATATAAGAGAACCCCTGAGAACCAGTATGTTGAAGGTGAAGGTATAGAGAAAGACCTGATTTTTGTTGGGTTAATTGCGATGCGTGACCCGCCAAGAACAGGCGTGAAAGAAGCAGTACTGAAAGCTAAAGAGGCAGGAATCCAAACAGTCATAATCACAGGCGATTACGGACCAACAGCCCAAGCCATCGCAAAAGAAGTCGGAATTGCAGAGCAGGAATGCTGCCAAGTCACCCGCGGCGTGGACCTTGAAGAATTAGATGACAAAGCCATCGTGGACGAAGTTAAAAAAGGCAACGTGATTTTTGCCCGTGTCTCCCCCGAGCAGAAACTGCGAATCGTCAAGGTTCTCAAAGAAAACGGAGAAATTGTCGCTGTAACTGGTGACGGCGCAAACGATGCACCTTCACTTAAGGAAGCCAATATCGGCGTTGCCATGGGCGCTTCAGGTACAGACGTGGCGAGGGAAGCAGCCGACATTGTTTTGCTCAATGACAGCTTTGCTTCAATTGTTAAGGCTGTGGAGTCGGGCAGGGCAATTTACGAGAACATCAGAAAATTCATTGTGTACGTGTTCAGCCATAACTGGGCAGAACTTATCCCGTTTGTGCTCTATGCCACACTCAACATTCCACTGCCCCTGCTGGTGGTTCAAATCCTCGCTATTGACCTAGTAATTGATGTTATTCCCAGTTTAGCGCTTAGCCGTGAACCCCCAGAAGCAGGAATTATGGATGAACCCCCAAGAAGCATCAAAGAACGCCTCTTCACGCCCAAAGTTTTCGCGCGTTCAATCTTTATTGGCGCAATAATCGCAGTTGGCGCAATGATTGCCTGTATGAGTGCATGGACTGCCCCGGGAAGCGGCTGGCAGTTTGGTATGCCTATTCCTGCAGATTGGCACTTTGGCGGCAGTTTACCCAACAATAATCCATACTACATCAAAGGAGTCACCATGGCATTTGCAGCCATCGTCGTAGCACAGGCAGGAAACGTGTTAGCATGCCGAACCAGCAAGCAATCCATCTTCAAATCAGACTTATCCAAAAACAAATGGATAATCGTTGGCATAGTGGCGCAACTTTCGATTTTAGCCATGCTAATTTATGTGCCGTTTATGCAACAGATTTTCGGAACCGTTGCGCTTGGACTATTTGATTGGCTGATGTTAAGTGCAATTGCGTTGGTAGTGATTTTCGCTGAGGAAGTGCGAAAACTGTTTGTTAGGCAATTCTCTAAAAACAAATAACATGCTTTCTTAGACGCCTAACCTCCTTTTCAATTAAATGCGAAACAACTCATGCCAGCAGTAGATTTAGCTAAAACTTAAATGATTACATAGGGATTCTCTATGTGAGTGAGGAGTATGAAAAAAAAGGCATGTGCTGGTTTAGCCTTTATTCTTTTATTCGGATTGTTCTTTACTGGTATTTCAAGTTTTAATTGTGCATCTGGCGCTGTTTCGGTTAATGGGATTATCTCGTCAGACACAACATGGACAAAAGCAGATAGCCCCTACAGCCTTTCAGGCAATGTATTAGTGGACTTGGGGGCAACACTCACAATAGACGCTGGAGCTACAGTGAACCTCAACGGTTACTACATAAAGGTCAATGGAACCCTGCAAGCACATGGCTCAAGCTCTGAGAGAATAACTTTCACAGGTTCAGGTTACGTTCAGTTCACAGAGTACAGCACCTCTTGGGATGAAACTACAGGTTCAGGCTGCATAATAGAAAAAGCCGATTTTGACCAAGGCTTTATCAGCACAGACAGCGCGCCTAAAATAATCTATTGTTCAATGACACGTTTAGTTGCTGCTGGCTCACCAACAATTACAAACAACACAATTGTAAATGACCTCTCCTGCTGTAGCGGTGATGGAACAAACCCAGTAATTGCCAACAACACTGTTCAAGGACTCTTAACCATTCCATACCACTGCGCGTATCCTTCAGGAACAATAAAAATCACCAATAACACGCTAATTGGCGGAATACAAGCCGATTATAAACGTGGCACAATCGATATTTCGTATAATACCATTTCAGGTAAAATAACAACAGGCACTCAGTACCCAACCGAGGGATTGATAACTTTTTCACATAACACAATTTCTTGCGAGGTTTCCCTTTCAGGTTTAACAGTTTTCTCTTTCAACATGGTAACTAAAGAAGTCGACATCTTTGGCTCAAATAACACAATAACCAACAACACATTGGTTGGTAATGGTAACTTAGCAGACAACACTGTCGGAATAATTTTATCACAGGCAGGAATACTGTTCTGCCAAAACAACACAGTAACCAACAATGTAATTTCGGGCTTTACAAACGGTATCTGCGTTGGCATTTATCAGGAAGGATCTCTTGCTGGTTTTGAAATTGAAGGCAATCTAGTTCCGTTTATTGGAGGAAATAATATTTCAAATTGCCAGTATGGAATCAATGCCCGCGGAAGCGCACTAATTACAGATAATGTTGTAACTAACAATTATTGTGGAATAGATGCTCATTGCAAAGGAGCTATTGAATACAATCAAGTAACCAATAACTACTATGGTATGAGCCATGCCAGTGCAGTCAACTATAACACTATTGCCCATAATGTTTACGGAATAACCGGTGGAGGTTCAACCCTTCAATACAATAACATTTACAACAATACACAATACAATCTAGATTTAGGCTCAAATAATACATGGAAAGGAATAGGAAGAAGCACTTTTGACACACCAAACAATTGGTGGGGAACAACCGACACAAACACAATTGACCAGTCAATTTATGATTACTACGAAGACTTTGACTTAGCAAAAGTCAATTACACACCCATCTTAACCGCAGCAAACACGCAAGCAGTACCCCGACCAGTCACAGTACCAACATGGACACCTACACCAACCACAAGCCCAACCCCAACAGCAACACCACCACCCACAACCAGCAACCCAACTGCAACGCCGACCCAACCAAGTGGCACAGGCGATAATTCAGGCTTTAACTGGGATTCGATAGCTTTACCATTGATAGCTGGTGTTATTGTTGGCATAGTGCTGGCAATAGTTATTATCTTCTTTGTTCGGGGCAAAGCAAGCCCTAAACCATTTTAGGGTGAAGTATAGCAAGTGTTAAAAGGAGAAACGTAGCCTCTACTTTTAGGGAGCAATATGCGCAAAGCCTTAGTTCTTACGTGTACGGTTGCGTATGTGCTAGTTTTTGCGCTGTTAACCTCCGTTTCTGCCTTAACTATGGCTCCAGGGTTAACACACAAAATTTTAATCAAATCCGATGGAAGCGTGGAACCAGCTGATGCACCTATTGAACGGTCGGGTTCCGTTTATTCTTTAACGGGTGACATCAATTTTACTTCCATTAAGGTTTCCTGTAATGGTATAGTTCTTGATGGGAAAGGTTTCTTTGATAGGGGTTATGAGGGGTATGATAAAGCAGTTATACTGGATAACACTATAAGCTGTGTTGTTAGGAATTTTAATTTCTTAAAATTTAGCTCCCAAATAAGCATTGAAGGAGGCACAGGCAACATGGTTTATGGCAACACGTTTACGGGTGCATACTATGGTGTGGAGATTTATTCAAACAACTGTCAAATATACCAAAACAAGTTTGTCAGTACTAAACCAGGCGACTGCTACGGAATTGAAGGAGAATGCCAAAACACAGTAATTTCAAATAACATCTTCACCAATTTTGGAGCAAGCATTCAGTTAACACACAGTGAAAACAACACAATTACCAGCAACTCTTTTGCTGACGCAACAAGCATTATGTTTTATCGGCAATGTAACAACAACACAATCACCAAAAACACAATCACTGGAGTTGGCTTGAGCGGAACAGGCATTTACCTGCTGGGTAGCAACCACAACCTTATTTGTGAAAACGAAATTTCGGATAAAGCAAAAAATTATCAGCCTTCCTTTGATAACTGTTTTGGGGTCTGGATTTATGAGTCATCAGATAATATTGTAAAATGCAACAACATCACAGGTAACCTTGTCGGAATCCAAATTGGTCACAACTTCTACCCTGAAGACCCCCCATCAATCAACAATTATTTTGCTCTAAACAACATTTATAATAACGTAGCAGGCGGAGCTAATGTTGGATTGACAAAATATGACACGTACCCAGTTAACTTTTGGGATAACGGAACATACGGCAACTATTGGAGCGAATATGCAAAAAGATATTCTGGTTCATCAGGGATTGATGATTTAGGTTTAGGTACCACACCTTACAATATAACAGTAAATAACGTAGACCAACATCCGCTACTGGCAATAATTGGAGCTAATAAACAGGCACCTACACCCACCTCAGACCAAACCGCCTATGACACAGATTCACCAACGCTACCAGAGGATTCGGGCAGTAGTTCAAATCAAAGGTCAATTTGTGATTATGTTGCAATTGGGTCAGCTTCAGTTGCAGCAGCAGGTTTAATTGTCATCGCTGTTTACAGGAAAAAAATATTGTAAACAAAGAATGTTCTTGCAGATTTTGGGGTTACAGGTTGGGGCTTAAATGGCAGATTAGATAACTTTTTAAGGCAAACCTTCTCAATTTGTTAATGGAGATTTTATGGCGATAAACATTGAAGCAGTACTAATAGGTTTCTTTGTACATGCAATAATTAACCTCATAATCTTGTCACCTGTTCTTTGGGGTGCAGGAAGACTACTTGCAGGCAAAAACGCAAAATTCACGGATGCCTTATGGATTGTGTTTTTGGGCACACTAATTTTCGACGTTGTCGGCTACTTCATTGAAGGCATAATTGCAAGTATAATACTGTTCGTTATCTGGCTGGCGTTGGTTAAGCACTTCTTTGACTGCGGCTGGCTAAAAGCATTGGCAATAAGCATAATCGCACTGATATTCCTCATAATCGTGTGGATGGTTTTGGGATTTATCCTTGTGGCGATTGGTATAGGAACCGGCTGGATTCCTGTACCGTGGTAACTTCCTTTTTTCCCTATTTTTTAAATGATTGTTTTTGTTAATTTTTTTAGCAAGGTTCCCCTTGAAATAAGTAAAGCTTAAAAGTGCATTAAATACTACTTTTGTTTGTGATAAACGTGCGAAAAATTGTTTTTGCCATAATTTTTTCGCTTACATTAACTCTCATACCCTGCATATTTGACTATGCATACTCTAACCCCATAGCCCCTCCGGGACCAGTTGATACAATGTATATCCATGCAGATGGCAGCATTGACCCCTCAACAGCACCTCTGCAAAAGTCAGGTTCCACCTATAGTTTAACACAAAACTTGAACTGTACGTCCATACAGGTTGAATGTAGCGGCATAACCCTTGATGGACAAGGTTTCTCAGATTCGGGATATAGCATGTGGTACACTGCAATTACGTTAAGCGGGGTCAATGATGTGACCATTAAGAATTTTCATTTTCACCAGTTTAGCACTCACATTGAAATGGGCGGCGGCACAAATATTATAATTTCAGGCAACTCCTTCACAGATGGCGATTTCTGTATTCAAACATCTGCCACCAATTGTCAAATAATAGGAAACAAATTCTATAACAATTTTAATCCTGGACACTGGTATTGCATTCAAGGACATTTATCAACCTCAACAATATCTAACAATCTCTTTAGCGATTATGGGATAAGCATCCAACTTTTCGGAGGCGGCGAAAACATGATTTCTGGCAACCAGTTTACAGATGGAACAAACATTTTCCTGCAAGATTGCAGTAACAACATCATAACAAAAAATATTATGACTGCAGGTAACCCTGTGGGTCTTGCTGGACTGCTTATTAAAGAATCAAGTGGAAACACAATTTATGAAAACTCCATCACACAAAAATACTATAGCTCTACGGCAACCATTCCTGATTGCTATGGAATCACGATGTATTATTCTTCGTGCAACAACATCGTTTATCGAAACATAATCAGTAGCAACCTTATCGGCATCCAAATTGGAATCCCAGAAGTAGCCAGCACATACAATCCAGCCCTTGGTGAAGCCCTCTCTGACCTTAACAATCAAATTTATCAAAACAACATAATTAATAATATCAGAGACAACGCAGCTGTTGGAAAAACCTTAGACGGTGGAAGACCAGATGACAGTTGGGATAATGGCGTACAAGGTAACTATTGGAGCGATTACTTAACCAAGTATCCAGAAGCAACAGAAGTCTCAGACACTGGAACAGGAAACATACCCTATGTTATTGCAACAAACAATGTTGACCAGCACCCATTAATGAACCCAGTTGACATCCACGTGCCGACCCCCGCAATTGTCACCACTTCCTTAGCAACACCACCAGCAGAACCCTCACAGACTTCAACAGCAACACCTACACA
The Candidatus Bathyarchaeota archaeon genome window above contains:
- a CDS encoding right-handed parallel beta-helix repeat-containing protein, coding for MRKALVLTCTVAYVLVFALLTSVSALTMAPGLTHKILIKSDGSVEPADAPIERSGSVYSLTGDINFTSIKVSCNGIVLDGKGFFDRGYEGYDKAVILDNTISCVVRNFNFLKFSSQISIEGGTGNMVYGNTFTGAYYGVEIYSNNCQIYQNKFVSTKPGDCYGIEGECQNTVISNNIFTNFGASIQLTHSENNTITSNSFADATSIMFYRQCNNNTITKNTITGVGLSGTGIYLLGSNHNLICENEISDKAKNYQPSFDNCFGVWIYESSDNIVKCNNITGNLVGIQIGHNFYPEDPPSINNYFALNNIYNNVAGGANVGLTKYDTYPVNFWDNGTYGNYWSEYAKRYSGSSGIDDLGLGTTPYNITVNNVDQHPLLAIIGANKQAPTPTSDQTAYDTDSPTLPEDSGSSSNQRSICDYVAIGSASVAAAGLIVIAVYRKKIL
- a CDS encoding cation-transporting P-type ATPase encodes the protein MEKATSLQINELFESLGSSPEGLSSTEAKERLRKRGYNTLTEKKQVPFIKKFIQHLKDLFGILLLFAALLSFISENISLGIIILAVVFVNIFVSLFQESRAEKAMETLKSWMPEYAKVIRDGNLTKIPVKEIVQGDVIFLEEGDRVPADARLIEAFDLWTNNVPLTGESEPQPRNADTVQTVEKAYLYSPNLVFMSTSVAKGNGKALVYDTGMTTQFGKIASLTQTIQEEASPLQKEIASMAKFDFTIAVIVGVIFFIASALFLHVDVSTSIFFMIGVMIACVPEGLQVTVSSALAINVLKMVKQSVIVKRLSAVQTLGSVTVICTDKTGTITKGEMTANKLWVKDQVVDISGLGYKPVGKFTRKGQPIHEKDSVSVDRLLEIAALCNGAKVNPPSDKSKTWSVIGDPTDGALMVAALKYGLVIEEKLSEKPAVSVVPFSFERKRMTTVHFHNSEFYVYTKGAPRNILDVCKKVEFNGKIEDLTDENMALVENRIHEFANQGLRVIALAYKRTPENQYVEGEGIEKDLIFVGLIAMRDPPRTGVKEAVLKAKEAGIQTVIITGDYGPTAQAIAKEVGIAEQECCQVTRGVDLEELDDKAIVDEVKKGNVIFARVSPEQKLRIVKVLKENGEIVAVTGDGANDAPSLKEANIGVAMGASGTDVAREAADIVLLNDSFASIVKAVESGRAIYENIRKFIVYVFSHNWAELIPFVLYATLNIPLPLLVVQILAIDLVIDVIPSLALSREPPEAGIMDEPPRSIKERLFTPKVFARSIFIGAIIAVGAMIACMSAWTAPGSGWQFGMPIPADWHFGGSLPNNNPYYIKGVTMAFAAIVVAQAGNVLACRTSKQSIFKSDLSKNKWIIVGIVAQLSILAMLIYVPFMQQIFGTVALGLFDWLMLSAIALVVIFAEEVRKLFVRQFSKNK
- a CDS encoding right-handed parallel beta-helix repeat-containing protein, which produces MRKIVFAIIFSLTLTLIPCIFDYAYSNPIAPPGPVDTMYIHADGSIDPSTAPLQKSGSTYSLTQNLNCTSIQVECSGITLDGQGFSDSGYSMWYTAITLSGVNDVTIKNFHFHQFSTHIEMGGGTNIIISGNSFTDGDFCIQTSATNCQIIGNKFYNNFNPGHWYCIQGHLSTSTISNNLFSDYGISIQLFGGGENMISGNQFTDGTNIFLQDCSNNIITKNIMTAGNPVGLAGLLIKESSGNTIYENSITQKYYSSTATIPDCYGITMYYSSCNNIVYRNIISSNLIGIQIGIPEVASTYNPALGEALSDLNNQIYQNNIINNIRDNAAVGKTLDGGRPDDSWDNGVQGNYWSDYLTKYPEATEVSDTGTGNIPYVIATNNVDQHPLMNPVDIHVPTPAIVTTSLATPPAEPSQTSTATPTQNTTPNPTVAPSNPTVPPTTGTPNPNTKPNSYSDSRSIDDYVTAGLVAVAIVCVCSFVIVYNKNRRTYHSPITTSLR